A segment of the Lycium ferocissimum isolate CSIRO_LF1 chromosome 10, AGI_CSIRO_Lferr_CH_V1, whole genome shotgun sequence genome:
ttatttatttgataTCAGGCAAGACTTTCTTAACATCAAGTTATGGTGATCGCTGTATATATGTGGTCAAAATCTGACGATCGTCATATTTTATGtaaaatttcaaacatttttgctccaaaattatttcaaatcaaCTACTAATATGGTATCTAACTTTGTAATGTCAACGTCaacatttcaattgttagatttaatagccctttttttttccacaaaaaaGCTTAATAAAACTTAACAATAGTATGTTTTAAccaaaatcaattcaaaataatCACAGATAAGTAATGAATAATTTTCTACGGTatatatgaagaaaatgaagaacaaaaagGATCACGAGGAGGAGAAAATATATATCTGCATAACTTTTCTTAATGAGGCTAAAAATTAAATGGCCACCTAAGTTCGTGATGGCTAGCCGACTGATTGAGTTTGAGCTGAAGACTTTCATTTTAAAATGGGCTTAAAAGTCATAGCCCAACCCCGAACTAACGGGTTGGGTTTGATTGGTTTTACAGATGAACATGTTTTAACGAGGGAAAATGATCCGCACAACTTTTCTAAAATTCTTTATTACAAATTATATAGATAGTTTTACTTCtttacaaaacataatgatatttTACTGGCTAAATACgtgattttcatatatttttgtttttttttcagaaaatatatatttttttaaaatattttaaaaaaattaaaattatttatttaaaaatatttttaatttttgttaaaaaaattatttttaatgctcaaaggcttaaaaaattacctcaaattttaatgtatgaaagttgtatgaaatgtgtatgtgtgtgatttttaatataattttcatacacaaaattgtggATTTCTTTAAGCcttaaatattgtatgaaagtcgttacaatgttgttgtaattgtattaattttccagaaacctaatatgaactttacgaaaaatgtgaatgaaattctaagtcttgagcgaaatatacacatttcatactaTTCTCATACATAACATTTTCAAAGCGCAATGTTTAAAAattgagatatacacatttcaaaaacacaaaatttgaggaacttttaagccttgagcaagatatacgaTTTcttacacaaaaatttgagcgattattttaagtcttgaatgttgtatcaaagttgtatacaatgttgttgtagttgtattaattttactgAGAAattaacatgaactttatacagtAATGTGAGtgaaattttaagccttgaagcgagatacaaatttaaattgttttcacacacaattttgagtggatttttaagccttgagatatacacacatttcatacattttttataccgttttcatacactaaattttgagcgaactttttaagccttgagtgagatctacaactttcaaacataattttttgagcaaaaaaaaaaaaacaaatagtaattttttaattttttttaaaataaaaaatattttattaaaaaataaaataatttttaaaaaaattaaaattaaaaatgttttatttttattttttaaaaaacgttTTTGTATAGggttgtaatgttatgttttgtaaataaaaaattatcccttttggtaaatatttacatatgtatatatatacgttttAACGAACGATTCTAATCATGTTTGAAAAACCAAAATTTGACACGACTACAGTTTTAGAATTGTTGATTTTGGAGTTCCCATTATTAATCTAGGAGTTTGATTTCTAGTTATTTTTTCACAAGTAATGAGTAACTTAAGACTAGATTTAcgtaagaaaaagaaacaaccaAGGCAAGTTGGACAGCTAGTCTGGCCTTACATAGTTACATGCCAAGGGTATGGAAAGTGTGGACCACTTATTTGAAATTTGGTTGGTAGCTAGCAGCAGCCGTGTTCCTTACTTATTTTCCATTAGCCCATTTCCAGTAGTTATTTTTCAACCatgtaattaaaaagtaaaaaataattaccTTGAGTTTTACTTCTTACAAGTAAACCTTTaagataatattttatatttatagaaattaaaACTCCaagataataataattttttaactataaaaatgaaaaagtcaTTATTGTGAATTTTACTCCAAAATGAGCATGTATATGTCCAAAGGACATGCAAAAGTTATGACGAAATTAGACAAGTGTATGACATGACAAGTGAATCCGAAATTGATGTCCAAGTCACACCAAACCCCATTGGGTTCATGCCTTTACGTCTCAATATTTGCACTAAATAGTCTTATCTTTATTCACACCCAAAAAATATctcatctttttttcttaacCTACAAACCACTTCCACTCAAATTAATTTccgattttttatattatttgagAAGATTATGGTAACTTTTGTTTTGAAATCGCGTGAATTGTGAGTATTAAATAGGCAAATTTAATATCATTGGAGTGTGTGATTTTACAATAATGTTCACTTTACTTTTTATTAGAGGCCTTAAacttaaatttgaaaataagaaaacattttAAGAGAAAAATGTTTTGCTCTCTTAATAGGGGATTTCAACTGAATTTAACTAGTTGTACAAGATACTTTAGGAGATAAAAAGAGAGATTGAAAAATATTGAATTGGAAAAATCAGGTaggatatttttaaaaagtactaacaggtgatttttttttattgtatgtTCTTGATGGTCAGAGTATGAACAGCTGTGCAAGTGCAGTTATTTGACCAAGTTTTTAATAGGctaaaaatgtttattttaaaaaaatatttatttattttaaagaatgaaagtgtttggccaaatttttggtgaaaaaaataaattcttttaaaTAATAGCAAAATCTATTTTTAAGCTTATAATTTGAAAAAGTAATTTCTTAAAAAAGTATACTTGAATTTGAacataagataatttttttaggaaaaagggtcaaatatacctctcTACTTTAATTTATTGCGTTAGCCAAAATATATTTGGCTATTTTAGCTAACGGAGGATAAAATTagcaaataaactaaagtagaaaGATATGTTTGATACACTTTTGAAAAGAAACAGAAATTGAAAATGCAATATAGCTAAAGGAAGAACAAAACTAAGAGATACTTCATTCGTTGCCTTTTCTGAATGACATTACAGAGATGGTATACTTGCAAATAAAGGACTAATATGTAAATAAGAAAACTAATAATAAAAACATAGAGGGACTCTTCTGCAATCCAGCTAAAAGTTAATATAACTAACTCAACAAATCATGTACTCCTCGGGAAGCCTCACGTACACCCCTTGATTAAGATATTTCTAAATCGTATCAGtattgacccttttcccattttttttaagtaatAGTTATGCTAACGACCCTTAAATAATTAGTTAGTGAAAAAAAGGGATGTGTTTACTGTTGGTGCTTCAGTTCGCCACGTTTTTCATTAAAGTAAAAGTAATCTATATCTAACTTTGTATTTCGTCTTGTTAAAACTGTGACCATAAAAATGAAAGGAGCCACGTAAGACCTCGCAACGTGGGAATTATCCAAAAAACAGTCCATCACGCAACTGTAGCCGTCGGTGTTACCGTGTTCCATTACCTTACTGCGCATGTTATCACCCCTCCTTCCACAATTTCCCCATTTCAACTGTTTTCTAAGTAAACTAGCTTGACTTACTGCGATATTATCATTGACTTTTTGGTCTTAAGGTTCGTAATTACCTTCATTATTCATTAATTCGAGGATTAATGGTTCtttcattgatgttgttgttgtgaaatttAAGGGATTTTTGAAGCTGTAGGAACTTGTTTAGGAAAAGAGAAGATCTTTGTCAGTTTGTGGTGTAACggaaatatttgtttttttttttggtgttggaTTGTGCAATATTTTAACGGTTGATTGGTGTTTAGATTTTCTCAGGGGTTATGCATTATATTTGCTTCATGTGGTGTGCCTTAATCTCATTATTATTCTGCTAGAAATTGGTAGATATGTTGGAGTGAAGTCTTACTTTAGATATTTCTGTGATCAAGCAATCAGTTGATCTAGTGGCGGAGCCACGATTTTCACTAAGGGAGTTTAACAATATGAAGAGTAAATACACGAAAAATTCAAGTagattcaacatctactatacatatattaaaataaaaaattaacattgtagatacagtgtaattttctgcAGAGTGTTAGGTGGGTGCAGACTACCACTGCACCTGCTAATCCTTTGAGCGGAGACTTAGTGTTTGTCTGTGTGTATAATGTCAAAAAAGAATTTCTTGGGCAGGTTGCTTCATGCTTAAATTGATTGATTCTGCACTTCTTTTTGTAGGTTCTGAAGATAAAGGTTCTTCCCATATGCACTTTAACATTGTGACTTTCAGGTGTCATTTCTTTGAGCATATTAGACAATGGCAGCTGCTGTCTCATTGTTGCGGCCCCGTGAATTCCCTATTCACGGGAAATGTGGATTAAGCGGTCTGTCTAAGGTACAATAGGATTTGTGCATTTGATTTCGAGTTTACTATATCAATAGAGTCAATGATGGCCTCAACTTTTTACTGATAACAGAAGGACATCCTcagttcttaattttttttttttgtttgtaggCCACAATTAGCAGGAGCCAGACAGATTCTTGCAGTATATTTCTTTCATCACATTCTACGGTATGCTTTGCGTTGGATTATAGTCTTAAGTTTCACCCCTCCCCATTTCCTTTGTTCACACATCATTCGGCTAGCTTTTTTTACGACTCACTTTGCTGTCATTGTGTTATTAAATATATGTGGTTCAATAGTTCAGTCTAGGTATATCATGTGCTTGTCatttatttaactttttttgttgATCTTATTCTATAAGCAgttgtttcattttcttcatttccattGCTTTAGCGTCATGAAATTGACTCGAGAAAACTAAGCTTTATGTACTTGTCTAGATATTGAGCAGGTTTTGAGCTCAAGTTCATGTTTGTTTAGTAGATGAATTTACTTATTTTGGCTTGTGATCCCAACATAAAGGTTGATAATGTGGAAAGTTTTAGGGAAGCCCTAAAAATGTAACGTGCCTTTATTGTGGCGCAAGTGTATTTGCACATTAGTAAAGTTCTTTTTGGTAAGTAAGTACATAATTAAATTGAGACTGGTTCCAGCTGGAATTGTGGTGTATTGAGCTAGCTAGAGCTTAGTTCTTTTGAATTCAGTATGCTCAAGCTGATATTGTTATAACAATTGAGCCAAGCTTATTCAGTAATCAAATCAAGTCAGCTTGTTTATAGCTCTActtgtaataataatatattttatattattcttGAGAGTTTTCAAAGTTGAATTAATTAAGAGGGGCATTTTCTGCAATTTTTCTACAAAGCTCTTGCTTAAACTATATTATTAAGTCATGTGGTTATAGACTCATGTCTAATTTGTACTGCCTCATTGACACTTGGTATGTGGTATACTGCATCTTCAGAGGCAGGATCCTTGGAGCATCTACCTTCTGAATACTGTACGTGGGCCTTTGTTTTCCCATCCTTCACTGACTAGATGTAATGGATTGCTATGCCGGTCCTTGTTAAAGCCAGGCGGAGGATATGAGAGTCAAGTTCTGAAAACAGCAACACTACTGTGGAAACGGTATATGGTTCATATTTATTATCTCTTACTCAAGTTGCATGGACATTTATGTCATCTGAAAATGCAACTCCTATTATCAATGAAGTTGCTAGTAATTGACTAGTATCTGTTTCCCAATGAGGATAAGTTCTTTTTTCTCACAAATCACAATCCATTCTTCAGCCTTTCCAATTTAACGCGATCTTGATTTTCTGCCAAATTAAATTTCTGACAATTTCTATACTTGATAAGTGGAACGATCACTCCTGATTAAAGCAACCTCGCCTACATTATTTATTCTTCTTCCATGACCCAATATTGATTTGATCAAATTGGTAGCAATTCAATTATTAGTTCTATTTTGCAGGTCATTAAGTACTACACATGGAAGCCCACTTGTGCTTCATCTGGTTCCGGCCATTGGTGTTCTTGTTTTTGCTGCATGGGGTCTCAGTCCACTGATGCGCTTTGGCAGAATGTGTTTCCTTCATGTACTTGATTCTCTGGACAATCTTTCTTGCTGGCTTGCTGCAAGTTGTCTAAATCATTATCTGTCCCCAAATTAAAGCTCTGTCTGAAAATTTTCTTGCAGGAAAGTGATAGCAATTGGAAACAAAGTAGCTGGCATTATGTTACCGATTCCTATATTAAACCTGTGCTTTTATGGACCGGAGCAATACTTATATGCAGGTTAAATTGCACTACAATTTAAAGAAAGTTGAAATAAAGTTAGATATATGCTTCATAAAATAATCATGCTGCTGGTATTGAACTTTTGCAGAGCGATAGATCCACTAGTTCTACCTACAGTTGCAAGCCAGGCAGTCAAGCAAagatttcttaattttatacGATCATTATCGACAGTGATGGCACTTGCCTACTGTTTATCTAGGTGATATGTTTGCTTTCAAAATCTTGTTACATTTGATTTTCTGATGCAGTATCAATCGTTGGTTGACGATTTCATTTATTGTGACTCTTAATCATAACGATGGCAGCTTACCGTCACACTCTTGGTTTTTCTCAATATCTGAATAATGTAATGCTGATTAGTTGCCCTCTGTTTACGATACACGAAGTAaatctttattatcttttttggcAGCTTGATTCAGCAAACACAAAAATTCCTTGTGGAGACAAAAGATCCCGCTGATGCAAGAAATGTATGTCTGGGAATTATCCGTTTACTCCAATTTGTCGAAGCTTGCAAATTTTAAAACCTTGATAAATGCACAAATGTTTATGATGAAACCCGACATAGACATTTAAACAACGTCTAAAGCTAATCCTAAACAAGGAAACTGAACAACTGGAAACACTTTACCTATTTGTCAAAAGCTTGTCGATGGGTGTTGGTTGATGCCCCTTTCCTCAAGACCATGTTCTTTTTCCAAAGGAGCTTTGTTCTTGGCTAAGTGATTTGGATCTACTCCGGATAGGAGGCTTATGTTAGTTTGGCAGCAGCATATGATAGTCTGTTATATTTTATTACACCTTTCCTGTCCATATTTCAGTAATCTAAAACTATCAAACCAATTAAACTTTAATGATTTAAGTGGCCTTTCTAGAAACATATGGagcataattttcttttatgtacCATCTTTTTACTATCGTTCATTGTTGCCGTCTTTGATCAAAGTCTTATTCTTCAAATATATGTATTGCTCTTTCCAGATGGGGTTCGAATTTGCAGGGAAAGCTATATCTACTGCAGTATGGGTTGCAGCCGTTTCGTTGTTCATGGAGTTGCTTGGTTTTTCTACACAAAAGTGGCTGACAGCTGGGGGTCTTGGGACAGTATTGCTCACTCTTGCTGGTCGTGAGGTAATCTGAGCATTTATTTTGTATTCCTAAGTGCTGCTAAATCAGGTCTTATACTTTTTCTCTATCTTATTTTGAATATTCTCactattggttggtttgatatCACTTCTGCTTTTCAAGTTTCCTCCCCACcaccacaccccccccccctcttcttTCTGGTAAAATTCTTGTGTGCTACTTGCATTAGagcaacttattttttaaaaactctcTATTGCTTGTTCAGATACTTACAAACTTCCTGTCGAGCATAATGATCCATGCAACAAGGCCGTTTGTTCTAACTGACTGGATACAGACAAAGATAGAGGGCTATGATGTCTCTGGTACGGTGGAGGTAACTATTTGCTCCTGCTGCCAATTAGATGATAAGGGAATATAATAAACAATGCATTAGCAAGAAGTGTTGCATGCTTGATATGCAAGGATTTGCATGAAGCTGTGGTTGGGTAACAACTTCATCTATTTGTGCTGAATCAGTTGAATAGAAAACTAAATCATGGGATTGAGCTATTGTATGACTGCTTGTTGTTGTTTAGCATGTAGGTTGGTGGTCACCAACAGTCATAAGAGGTGATGATCGTGAAGCAATTCATATACCGAATCACAAATTTTCAGTGAATATCGTCAGGAATCTTAGTCAGAAGACGCATTGGCGGATCAAGACTCACCTTGCCATCAGCCACTTGGATGTGAATAAGATCAATGTCAGTAAATCCAATTTGCTAGTTAGTTAAGATCCAATCTTCTTATTCTTAATAAATAGTTCTGTTGGCTGATGAGAATTTACACGATTCGTTCATGTATAGAACATTGTTGCGGATATGCGGAAGGTTTTGGCGAAACATCCTCTAGTAGAACAGCAACGATTACATAGACGAGTTTTTCTGGATAAGATTGATCCAGAGAATCAGGCTCTTATGGTAGGTGCCTCTTTTAGCAACCTCGTTCAATGCCTGAAATACAGTGGTAAACTGCATTGACAGCGGTTCTGTAATGCAACTAATTAAGGTCATGATATTGTTTTCACGAGTTATAAGCCTGACCAATAATATCCATCTCAAGTTCACCGAATCATCTATTTTGCATCGTGTTAGATTTATGATGATTCTAATGAACCATAAAGATGAAGGATTAGTCAGGAGTGTTTTCCATATGATTCTTTCCCTGTAATTGTTTTTGATAAAATGTGAGCCTGCTTTGTCCTCTTTCTTCACCCCCTCCCTCTAGCGAAAATTTAAGAAGGCTAGTTGCTTCTTATCCCGTGTTTGATTTCTTCCATCTCTGTTTGGGCCATTCTCATCCATTTTGAAGAAATGTGTGAACCCTGTAGAGACTGAAGAGAGGTGAAGGGTCTTTTTCTCAATTATGCTTTTTGAGACTCCATTCACCCCCTGAATAAGTAAAGCCCCATTAGCCGGGGTGAAGATGCGTATAAAGAGCAAGGATAGAAGCCCCTTTAATTCTGCCTAACTCTTGACATGGGTTAGCTCTCTAGATGTGCGGAGCCTAGTGCTAGCCATCTAAGGCACTGGATCACTTCATTTCTTGTGCAAGTGTGTCTACCTGTCTTTTGTACTAATTGTACATGTCTATATTTAAGAATCTAATCTTGACAATTTTTCGTTTTACATTTTGTCTAAGGAACTGATTACTTTTAGTAGtataactcattttttttttactcgtGGCATGTCTAACAGAtaatgatttcttgttttgtgAAGACTTCTCATTTTGAAGAGCACCTCCGAGTAAAGGTACGAGTTTTATCCCTTCGTTCAGTCAAGCAGTTCTAAGTCTGACCTAGTAAATAAGCATTAGATCTTTGCTTACTGTACTGCTAGTTAACCTGTCACCATACATTAATCAACTTATGTTGGGTCATGTATAAGCTCTTTTTCTTAGTGCCTTGGTTTTAGATGGTGGGCGTTCTATATGCTTTATGCATTCACAGCTCCTTCTACCGTCTGTTCTGCTGTACTTCATGCTAGTCTTACCAGTGCCAGAACTGTTTTCATGTAAACTTCGGTAGGATTAGTTTGTTAAACCGTGATCCTAAAGCCAATTCTCAGAAGGATTAAATATTTAAAGCTTCATGGAATATGAAAAATGTGAATATGATATTTTGATTACTAACATCAGAAGTAATACAAAATGTCGTTAATCATCTTGAGCATCTGTAGTTATGTGGTTCAAGCTATAGTGCAGTACCTTCCAACTGTAACACCAAACTGCAGGTACACATAGATCCAATCTGCTTCTAGCTCGAGGCCTTTTCTTTAATCTCCATCTGTGGTGTGTGTATGTGGCACTTGAGGTCCCAAGGTCCATCAGGAATAGAGTATCTTCCTGCTAACGATTCTCACTGACCAACTTTCGGTTGCAGGAAGTTATATTGCTGGATCTCCTTCGAGTAATCAGCCATCAT
Coding sequences within it:
- the LOC132033620 gene encoding mechanosensitive ion channel protein 3, chloroplastic-like, which gives rise to MAAAVSLLRPREFPIHGKCGLSGLSKATISRSQTDSCSIFLSSHSTRQDPWSIYLLNTVRGPLFSHPSLTRCNGLLCRSLLKPGGGYESQVLKTATLLWKRSLSTTHGSPLVLHLVPAIGVLVFAAWGLSPLMRFGRMCFLHESDSNWKQSSWHYVTDSYIKPVLLWTGAILICRAIDPLVLPTVASQAVKQRFLNFIRSLSTVMALAYCLSSLIQQTQKFLVETKDPADARNMGFEFAGKAISTAVWVAAVSLFMELLGFSTQKWLTAGGLGTVLLTLAGREILTNFLSSIMIHATRPFVLTDWIQTKIEGYDVSGTVEHVGWWSPTVIRGDDREAIHIPNHKFSVNIVRNLSQKTHWRIKTHLAISHLDVNKINNIVADMRKVLAKHPLVEQQRLHRRVFLDKIDPENQALMIMISCFVKTSHFEEHLRVKEVILLDLLRVISHHRARLATPLRTVQKTYHEPDADDVPFADPIYSRNRPNRPVLLIEPPYRITSDDKAKASARSVQPDEEKDQKVEAPIASRAADDTNGLPSTPSEKEIVKVSSASNANGDLKAATSSSDGKTVKQGSTNPVKSNSEKNQVALAAGNPPGSTSDTNIEKADVASPASQAQQDAERPISPPSVGRPMLEDNIVLGVALEGSKLTLPIEEETTPPSPSPTFFDSESKELAACRNRNSSTSSNKDKTDDKMAGAPSAQSAINDQKEREK